The nucleotide window GACCTGCCGCAACGGTACTTTTTGAGCGCGAAGGCTTGCTCAGGGATATTACGCCGCGCAGGGAAGCGGGGAAAAGCCCTACCGGAACCCTTAGCGCGAGCGCTGGAAGAAGTCGCGGAGCGGGAACCGATCACGCCATGATCGCACCTCCTGTTGGCTTCGAGACCGGGCCGCAGGGTGGTGGTTTCAGTGACCTTGCCCCAACGCTCGATACCCGGTGCAAGGACGGCCCAATCCGCAACCAGCTTGGCATGGGGGTTGTCCATCCGCAACACGGAGACGCGATTGCTAGCGCGTTGCGAAGACGGAATCAGAGCCGAGGCGTAGACAGCGACTGCACCGACACCCTGATTGCCCATTCCTTGCGAGGCGAAGGCTTCGACGCGAGCGAGGACGGGACTGGGCGAGGAACACCTCTGGCTCCAGTCGCCTTCGACACCGCTCAACTCACCAGCAAGTCCAACCGAAGTAACCCCCAGCAGGGTGACCCATGCCACACACTGCACAGCGGGAACACGCATCACGTAGCCATTCCGATCAACATGCAGGCCGCCGCGAAGAACGGCAAGAAGTCGCCCAACGGTTATGGGGTCGGCGAACCGGGTGATCCGGCCCCAACGCTCGGGGCAAACGATCAGCATGCCGTCGCATGCTTCAAGGGCGGCCAAGGTTCGCAGGCTCGAAGCGTCGGTTATTCTGAGCATTTGGCACCCACACTACCGAGCGCCGATAGCGGCAGCAACCGCACCCCAACCTTGATGCAGGGCATGTCTGTCCGTCGCCTCACTCCCCGCGAATGCGAGCGACTTCAGGGATTTCCCGATGACTACACGCTCGTGCCGTACAGGGGCAAGCCAGCGGCAGACGGCCCACGTTATAAGGCTCTCGGCAATTCGATGGCTGTCCCCGTAATGCGCTGGATTGGCGAACGTATCCAGATGGTTGAGCGGCTTCGGCCGGAAGAAGCGGAATAACGAAACGGGGCGGGTTCAGGAGCCCGCCCCTCAGTTGACTGGCTAACTCAGGGGTGGGGCGGCCGCCGCGCTCGCTCCGCTCGCTTAACCAAAAGGTCCATCCACCCTCTTCAACGATTCATCCCGCGGGCCATCAGGCGGCCAACGTCTTCGAGCCTCCGGCCGCCTTCTCGAACCGGGCCGGATACTCGGGCAGGTTCGTCCCCATCAGCCGGTCCCACACGTTAAAGTACAGCCCGTAGTTCCCCCGGAACCGCTCGTGGTGGAGTCCGTGGTGCGTCGGAGTGTTCACCAGCTTCCCAACCCACGTCCGCAGGAACCACCGGGGGTAGATCTCGTACCCCAGGTGACCGAACACGTTCCACACGATCTGCCACGTCATGAACGCCAGGAACACCAGCCCGTGCATCGGGATCAGGCACACCACCAGTGGCCCGATACCGGCCTGCACGACCGCTTCGCCGACGCCGAACGCGTACGCCGCCCACGGGGTCGGGCTGATCGACAGGTGATGGGTGCGGTGCAGTCGGCGGAACAACCGCGGGTGGTGCATCAGCCGGTGGGTCCAGTAGAAGTACATGTCGTGCAACAGAACCGCGAGAGCGAAGCTGACCGGCAGCCACCACCAGCCGTATTTCTCGACCTTACCGTAGAGTTGGGTTAGCCCGTACCCTGCGGCGATCAACACCACGAACGTGACCGAACCGAACACCAGGATGCTGCGGAGCGAGTGAAGAGTTTCCCGGCGGACCTGTGGCCAGTCCGGGTGCTTCGGGCCGATCTTGCGATGCTCTACCCGGCGGCGGAGCAGGACGTAAAAGGCGATCCACAGAATCCCGGCCGCAAGGACGTACAGGGTGGTTGTCGTCACCACCTCGCCAACCGTTCCCGCTACCGCCCGATCAAGCCGCCGCTCCAAATCCATGCCTGCACCTCTCCGGTTGCCCTGCTCATTCGAGCATTCTAGCGGAGTGGCTCTCGTTGCTCTCGATGAGTCTCAGCCCTTCTCCTCAATGACGAACGCCCGCAGCTCGGCCAGCTTGCCGTCCTGAACCCGCCACACATCGCAGTACGCGTACCGGGTCGTCTTCCCGCCTTTATCCCTCGTCGACACCACGCCGACCGCCGTGACGAACTCGCCCTCTGCGATCAGGTGATCGACCGTCAGTTCGGGCGGCCCCTGACTGTACGACTCCGCCATCCACTGGCGCACGGCCTCTTTCCCCCGAAGAACCCGGTCGCCGACGAACGTCCACAGCGTGTCGTCCGTGCAGAACGACAGGAAGCCCTCGTTGTCGCCTTTCGTGACGGCTGCGTTCGCCTGTTCGAGCACGGTTTTGTTGTTCGACATCTCGCTCTCCAAAAGAGAAAAGCCGGGCTACACCCGGCCTTGTGCTCAACTCTTCTTCGCTTTTGGTTTACAGCTTCCCTTGGTGAAGGGCTTCTTTCCCGGCGTCGGCTCGTAACCGGGCCAGCACCGTGACGTCTTCTTCCCAGCCTTTGGCTTCGGTTTGGTGGCAGGCATGATGCGTCTCCTCAGTTAGTCAGCTTTCTGATTGCCCGATCCACGCTCCGCAAAGCATGTGCCGGAAGCTACTTCCCTTGCCGCCGCGCCTGGGGTGTTGGCCAAACTGCAGGTGAACCGCCTGTCACAAAAGCAAAAAGCCGAGGCAAAAACCTCGGCTCGAGAAATTCAGTGGCTCACGCGGCTTACCGATTCGGCATCTGAACTGGCATGCCGCCCGGCCCCGTATAAGGCCGACCGTAGCTTTGCGGGGGGCCGTACATTCCCGGCCGCCCGTAGACCGGCTGAGCGTACCCGGGTTGCCCGTACCCGGATTGGCCGTAGACCGGTTGGCCATAACCTCCTTGGCCATACGGCTGGCCGTAAGGACTTGCGCCGCCGCAACACGAGGGCGCGGGCTCGGAGTAGCAAGACGACGCTGCCGCCTTCTTCTTCCGCTTGCCGAACGCCGAGGCGTCACCAGCAAACGAGGCGACACCGAAAATGGCCAACACAAGAGTGGTCAGAATCCGCATTGCAAGTCCTTTACGGTAGAGCACGGGCAACCGGGTGGCCGCCCGAAGAGCATCAACTCTTGCCGCTCAGAGGTGCAATCGCAGAGCCGCTTTGGTCGCTCGGCCCTGTTTATATTCTTTTCGCTGAATACCCGGAGGGCGCGTCCCTTGGCACATGCAATGCGGCATACCGGGTGCCCTTCGCTCTCCACTTCAACCGAGAACCATCATGAGCAAGAAGACCCCCGACCCGGTGCCTGCCGGGAAGAAGCCGGATACGGATACGACTTTCGAGGAACCGGGCCAGGATGAGTCCGGCAAAACCGCTGCCCCGCAGAGCCCACAGGGGCCGCAGCAGAAGACCAAGACGGCAAAGCCCGACGCGGCCAACGGGAAGAAGCACGGCGAAGACCGCCCAATGTAACCGCTCACGATTCCGCCCCACACGACGACGCACCGAGGAGACGAACATGGCCGAACGCACGAAGCGCGGTGACGAAGACCGCAAAAAGGAAGACGAGGAGATAACGACGGGTGAGCCAGCAGAAGTCGGGAAAGCGAAGGCTGCAGCCGGAGGAGGCACGCAAGGCGGCACTACGACCAAGGATAAGAGCGTTCCGCCCGCCGACGATAACCAGCGCGGTGCCAACAAGAAGAGCTGACGCACCCGAGCACCCACGAAGAAGCTGCGAACCAGTGTCGCGGCTTTATTCGTTTCCGTAACAGTCGTGAGTGCGGCAGTACCCGGCACGTCACTTGCGTAGTGGTAATCTGATTTCGCCCGCGATCAGGAGAACTACCATGTCGAACATCAAAGATAACGTGATCAAGGCCGGCCACACCGTTGCGGACAAAGCGGGGGACGCCGTCCAAGCAGTCGCCACCGGCGTAAACCAGGCGGCAGAGTTCGTGAAAGAGAAGGTCGGTCTCGCGAGCCCGGACAAGGGCGTCACGGGGATTCAGGAGCGGATGGACGTGATCGCGTCGTGCGGCTCCAAGGTCGGCGTGGTCGATCACGTCGAGGGGCAGGCCCTGAAGCTGACCCGCAAGGACAGCAAGGACGGAGAGCACCACTTCGT belongs to Gemmata obscuriglobus and includes:
- the dcm gene encoding DNA (cytosine-5-)-methyltransferase — translated: MRYGSVCSGIEAATAAWHPLGWQPIFFSEIDNFPRAVLAHHYPHTPCHGDFTTIGKDTYDPIDLLVGGTPCQSFSVAGLRKGLADERGNLTLEFVRLAQRLQPRWLVWENVPGVLSQDRGRAFGSFLGGLAELGYGFAYRVLDAQHFGVPQRRRRVFVVGYLGDWRPAATVLFEREGLLRDITPRREAGKSPTGTLSASAGRSRGAGTDHAMIAPPVGFETGPQGGGFSDLAPTLDTRCKDGPIRNQLGMGVVHPQHGDAIASALRRRNQSRGVDSDCTDTLIAHSLRGEGFDASEDGTGRGTPLAPVAFDTAQLTSKSNRSNPQQGDPCHTLHSGNTHHVAIPINMQAAAKNGKKSPNGYGVGEPGDPAPTLGANDQHAVACFKGGQGSQARSVGYSEHLAPTLPSADSGSNRTPTLMQGMSVRRLTPRECERLQGFPDDYTLVPYRGKPAADGPRYKALGNSMAVPVMRWIGERIQMVERLRPEEAE
- a CDS encoding sterol desaturase family protein codes for the protein MDLERRLDRAVAGTVGEVVTTTTLYVLAAGILWIAFYVLLRRRVEHRKIGPKHPDWPQVRRETLHSLRSILVFGSVTFVVLIAAGYGLTQLYGKVEKYGWWWLPVSFALAVLLHDMYFYWTHRLMHHPRLFRRLHRTHHLSISPTPWAAYAFGVGEAVVQAGIGPLVVCLIPMHGLVFLAFMTWQIVWNVFGHLGYEIYPRWFLRTWVGKLVNTPTHHGLHHERFRGNYGLYFNVWDRLMGTNLPEYPARFEKAAGGSKTLAA
- a CDS encoding nuclear transport factor 2 family protein, producing MSNNKTVLEQANAAVTKGDNEGFLSFCTDDTLWTFVGDRVLRGKEAVRQWMAESYSQGPPELTVDHLIAEGEFVTAVGVVSTRDKGGKTTRYAYCDVWRVQDGKLAELRAFVIEEKG
- a CDS encoding DUF2171 domain-containing protein, with amino-acid sequence MSNIKDNVIKAGHTVADKAGDAVQAVATGVNQAAEFVKEKVGLASPDKGVTGIQERMDVIASCGSKVGVVDHVEGQALKLTRKDSKDGEHHFVPLKCVAKVDEHVHLKMNSKEFAEQSKTNAADCGC